A stretch of Desulfotalea psychrophila LSv54 DNA encodes these proteins:
- a CDS encoding sodium-dependent transporter has protein sequence MRNHWSGSMGFILAAVGSAVGLGNIWKFPYITGMNGGGAFVLVYLVAILLCGMPLLMAEFAIGRHSQKDVVGSFRDLMPKSKGWQIVGWLNLSAAFIILSYYGVIAGWTLFYLFEAVTNNFAGQSPEAIDAVFGGLVTSPTTQLLCLTYFTILVVIAVASGIQKGIERWNKVMMPTLFGIVVVLALYSLTTPGAVAGWKFMLYPDFSKLTMGGVLEAIGHSFFTLSIAMGILVTYASYMDKKEKIFPVAIRIAFLDTVVAIGAGLAIFPIVFSFGMEPGAGPGLIFKTLPKAFAQMPFGNVLGTLFFVLMAFAALSSAISLLEVLTAFAIDEKKYDRKKATIIMAIAVYIAGIPSALSYSTFSDITIWGGMPILDGLDHMASNYMLPIGGLLIAVYAGFIVDKRILQAEITEDGAKYVKVFRVWYFTIRYVTPVLVFVVFLKSVGLLG, from the coding sequence ATGCGTAATCACTGGAGTGGCAGTATGGGGTTTATCCTTGCTGCTGTAGGATCTGCTGTTGGGCTTGGTAATATTTGGAAGTTTCCGTATATCACAGGAATGAATGGTGGCGGTGCCTTTGTTTTAGTTTACCTGGTGGCTATTTTACTCTGTGGTATGCCCCTGTTGATGGCGGAATTTGCCATTGGTCGTCACTCGCAAAAGGATGTTGTCGGTTCCTTTAGAGATCTGATGCCAAAATCAAAGGGATGGCAGATTGTCGGTTGGTTAAACCTCTCAGCTGCCTTTATCATTCTCTCCTATTACGGTGTTATTGCCGGTTGGACCCTGTTTTACCTCTTTGAAGCGGTAACTAATAATTTCGCCGGTCAGAGCCCAGAGGCAATTGATGCAGTCTTTGGTGGACTTGTTACCAGCCCCACTACTCAGCTTCTCTGTCTGACCTACTTTACCATTCTTGTTGTTATCGCTGTTGCTTCTGGTATCCAGAAGGGTATTGAGCGTTGGAATAAGGTGATGATGCCGACCCTCTTTGGTATTGTTGTTGTTTTGGCCCTCTACTCCCTTACCACTCCGGGAGCAGTGGCTGGTTGGAAGTTTATGCTCTACCCTGACTTCTCCAAGTTGACCATGGGAGGTGTGCTTGAGGCTATCGGTCACTCTTTCTTTACCCTCAGTATTGCCATGGGTATCTTGGTAACCTACGCAAGTTATATGGATAAGAAAGAGAAGATCTTTCCCGTTGCCATCCGGATCGCCTTTCTTGATACCGTTGTGGCCATTGGTGCCGGTCTTGCTATTTTTCCAATCGTATTCTCCTTTGGTATGGAGCCTGGTGCCGGTCCTGGTCTTATCTTTAAGACTCTGCCCAAGGCATTTGCCCAAATGCCCTTTGGTAATGTGTTGGGAACCCTGTTCTTTGTCCTGATGGCCTTTGCTGCCCTCTCTTCTGCTATTTCTCTTCTTGAGGTACTTACCGCTTTTGCCATTGATGAGAAGAAGTATGATCGTAAGAAGGCAACCATTATCATGGCTATTGCCGTCTATATTGCCGGTATTCCCTCTGCCCTTTCCTACTCTACCTTTTCTGATATCACCATTTGGGGTGGCATGCCTATCCTGGATGGTCTTGACCATATGGCAAGTAACTATATGCTGCCAATCGGTGGTCTGTTGATTGCTGTTTATGCAGGTTTTATTGTTGATAAGCGTATTCTGCAGGCAGAGATTACAGAAGATGGTGCTAAGTATGTGAAGGTCTTTAGGGTGTGGTATTTCACCATCCGTTACGTGACCCCCGTACTCGTTTTTGTAGTTTTTCTTAAGAGTGTTGGCCTGCTTGGCTAG
- the alaS gene encoding alanine--tRNA ligase, with product MKGNEIRSRFLEYFKGNGHTVAESSSLVPKDDPTLLFTNAGMVQFKRVFMGDDKRGYVRAVTSQKCVRAGGKHNDLENVGYTARHHTFFEMLGNFSFGDYFKEEAIRLAWNFLTVELGLPAEKMWVSVFEDDDEAFALWEKVEDLPKGRIVRLGEKDNFWAMGDTGPCGPCSEIHIDQGVGSSPCDNPNCAVGCDCDRFLELWNLVFMQFNRAEDGSLTALPRPSIDTGMGLERVAAVLQGKFNNYDSDLFAPIIAVLEDISGVKYGAAADTDTAIRVIADHARATSFLVADGVLPSNEGRGYVLRRIMRRAVRYGKKLGLEKPFMDRVTKAVCAEMQNAYPQLVATAALLEKVVNNEEERFRETLEHGLVQLDEKISQLLTSGGDAVIDGPFIFKLYDTFGFPFDIVRDIALERGVGFDEAGFATAMAEQRAKSRASRKGEGVKLHDEGVKALADAGKKAEFLGYEGLEADSVVEGLLSEQGSGVEKLVAGEKGRVFVAATPFYAEAGGQMGDRGSVRWQGGQASVYATQAEGTGLILHDLLVEEGELSLGLEVTLQVDDEERKATASNHSATHLLQAALISVLGDHVKQSGSLVGPERLRFDFTNFSQLTAAEIAQVETLVNEQIRNNAVIATDVLSKQEAIAGGATALFGEKYDDDVRVVSMGDYSRELCGGTHVGATGEIGLFVILSESGIAAGVRRIEALTGRAALAYVQGRLSTGNELADLLSCKSGDLVPKVESLLTAVKEGEKRVAQLAGQLASSGLDDLLNNALTVAGIKVVVAEVPLENAKALRELGDKVRDNLESGIAVIGGAVGGKVALLAIVTKDLVDRIQAGRIVSEVSGIVGGKGGGRPDMAQAGGTMPDKLSEAIASVPAIIEAML from the coding sequence ATGAAAGGAAATGAAATTCGCTCAAGGTTTTTGGAGTATTTTAAGGGTAACGGTCACACCGTTGCTGAAAGTTCTTCATTAGTTCCCAAGGATGATCCCACTCTGCTCTTCACCAATGCGGGGATGGTGCAATTCAAAAGGGTTTTTATGGGGGATGATAAGAGAGGATATGTCCGAGCTGTTACCAGTCAGAAATGTGTTCGGGCAGGAGGAAAACATAACGATCTGGAGAATGTAGGTTATACAGCTCGCCATCATACCTTTTTTGAGATGTTAGGTAATTTTTCCTTTGGAGATTATTTCAAGGAGGAGGCGATTCGCCTTGCCTGGAATTTTCTTACCGTGGAGCTTGGTCTGCCAGCTGAGAAGATGTGGGTTTCCGTCTTTGAAGATGATGATGAGGCCTTCGCCCTTTGGGAGAAGGTAGAAGACCTGCCCAAGGGACGTATTGTTCGTCTCGGTGAGAAGGATAATTTTTGGGCCATGGGTGATACCGGACCCTGTGGACCATGTTCTGAAATTCATATTGATCAGGGGGTGGGCTCCAGTCCCTGTGATAATCCCAACTGTGCCGTTGGCTGTGACTGTGATCGCTTTCTTGAGCTGTGGAATCTCGTTTTTATGCAGTTCAATCGGGCGGAAGATGGTTCACTGACAGCTCTTCCCAGGCCAAGTATTGATACGGGTATGGGGCTTGAGCGGGTTGCTGCTGTGCTCCAGGGTAAGTTCAATAACTACGATTCTGATCTCTTTGCGCCCATTATTGCCGTCCTTGAGGATATTTCCGGAGTGAAATATGGGGCAGCTGCAGATACTGATACGGCTATTCGGGTTATTGCCGATCATGCCCGGGCGACCAGTTTTCTGGTGGCCGATGGCGTTTTGCCTTCCAACGAGGGTCGCGGCTATGTGCTTCGTCGTATCATGCGTCGTGCCGTTCGCTATGGCAAGAAGCTGGGTCTTGAAAAGCCATTTATGGACCGGGTTACCAAGGCTGTCTGTGCCGAGATGCAAAACGCTTATCCACAACTTGTGGCGACCGCTGCCCTTCTGGAGAAGGTTGTCAACAACGAGGAGGAGCGTTTTCGTGAGACTCTAGAGCATGGTCTTGTGCAGCTGGATGAGAAGATCAGTCAACTCCTTACGAGTGGTGGAGATGCCGTTATTGACGGCCCCTTTATCTTTAAGCTCTATGATACCTTTGGCTTTCCCTTCGATATTGTTCGCGATATTGCTCTGGAGCGTGGGGTCGGTTTTGATGAGGCAGGTTTTGCCACAGCCATGGCTGAGCAACGTGCCAAATCCCGTGCCTCCCGAAAGGGTGAAGGCGTTAAGCTCCACGACGAGGGGGTCAAGGCCCTGGCCGATGCTGGCAAAAAGGCAGAGTTTCTTGGCTATGAGGGACTTGAGGCAGATTCCGTGGTGGAAGGTTTGCTCTCCGAGCAGGGCAGTGGGGTTGAAAAACTTGTCGCCGGTGAAAAGGGTAGAGTCTTTGTGGCGGCCACTCCGTTTTATGCCGAGGCGGGTGGGCAGATGGGTGATAGAGGCTCTGTGCGCTGGCAAGGTGGGCAGGCATCTGTCTATGCCACCCAGGCCGAGGGCACGGGGCTGATCCTTCATGATCTCTTGGTGGAGGAGGGTGAGCTGAGCCTGGGGCTTGAGGTGACTCTTCAGGTGGATGATGAGGAGAGAAAGGCAACTGCCTCTAACCATAGTGCAACTCATCTCCTGCAGGCGGCGCTTATCTCCGTTTTGGGTGATCATGTTAAACAGTCAGGTTCTCTGGTTGGTCCTGAACGATTGCGCTTTGATTTCACCAATTTTTCTCAGCTAACAGCTGCAGAGATTGCCCAGGTGGAGACCCTGGTCAATGAGCAGATACGAAATAATGCCGTTATAGCAACGGATGTTCTCTCAAAACAGGAGGCAATTGCCGGTGGGGCCACGGCTCTCTTTGGGGAAAAATATGACGATGATGTACGTGTTGTCTCCATGGGCGATTATAGTAGGGAGCTTTGCGGTGGCACTCATGTCGGGGCAACGGGCGAAATTGGTCTCTTTGTTATTCTGTCGGAGAGTGGTATTGCCGCTGGTGTGCGTCGTATAGAGGCCTTGACAGGCCGCGCAGCCCTTGCCTATGTCCAGGGTCGTCTCTCTACGGGTAATGAGCTTGCAGATCTCTTGAGCTGTAAATCAGGCGATCTGGTGCCTAAGGTTGAATCTTTGCTGACTGCTGTTAAGGAGGGTGAGAAACGTGTTGCCCAACTTGCAGGTCAACTTGCCAGCTCCGGTCTGGATGATCTGTTGAATAATGCCCTGACCGTTGCCGGGATAAAGGTTGTTGTGGCTGAGGTGCCTCTGGAAAATGCCAAGGCCCTGCGTGAGCTTGGTGATAAGGTCCGGGATAATCTGGAGAGTGGCATTGCTGTTATTGGTGGTGCTGTTGGTGGTAAGGTTGCCCTTCTTGCCATTGTTACCAAAGATCTGGTAGATAGAATTCAGGCAGGACGGATCGTCAGTGAGGTTTCCGGAATTGTTGGTGGAAAAGGTGGTGGCCGTCCTGATATGGCTCAGGCTGGCGGTACCATGCCAGATAAGCTCAGCGAGGCAATAGCCTCTGTTCCAGCAATTATCGAAGCGATGCTGTAA